In Pseudoxanthobacter soli DSM 19599, a single window of DNA contains:
- a CDS encoding O-acetylhomoserine aminocarboxypropyltransferase, whose translation MTAEHVPGFATLAIHAGAEPDPTTKARATPIYQTTSFVFDDVDHAASLFGLQAFGNIYTRIGNPTNAVLEGRIAALEGGTAALAVASGHAAQALVFHALLQPGDEFIAARQLYGGSINQFNHAFKSFGWNVVWADAADPGSFERAVTAKTKAIFIESFANPGGSVTDIAAIAAVAKKAGVPLIVDNTLATPYLVRPFEHGADIVVHSATKFLGGHGNSIGGLIVDGGTFDWSAHKERFPVLTAPRPEYQGIVLHETFGNFAFAIAVRVLGLRDLGPALSPFNAFLIITGIETLPLRMQRHSENALAVAEYLAGHDKVSWVSYAGLPGDASHERAQKYAPKGAGAVFTFGLKGGYDAGVALVSKVKLFSHLANVGDTRSLIIHPASTTHRQLSDTQKSSAGAGPEVVRLSVGIEEKADIIADLEQALAQV comes from the coding sequence ATGACGGCAGAACACGTCCCGGGCTTCGCGACCCTCGCCATCCACGCCGGCGCCGAGCCGGATCCGACCACGAAGGCGCGGGCGACGCCGATCTATCAGACGACCTCGTTCGTGTTCGACGACGTCGACCACGCGGCGTCGCTGTTCGGCCTCCAGGCGTTCGGCAACATCTATACGCGCATCGGAAACCCCACCAATGCGGTGCTCGAGGGGCGCATCGCGGCACTCGAAGGCGGCACCGCCGCGCTCGCCGTGGCCTCCGGCCATGCGGCCCAGGCACTGGTGTTCCATGCGCTGCTCCAGCCGGGCGACGAATTCATCGCGGCCCGCCAGCTCTACGGCGGCTCGATCAACCAGTTCAACCACGCCTTCAAGAGCTTCGGCTGGAACGTGGTGTGGGCCGATGCGGCCGATCCCGGCTCGTTCGAGCGCGCGGTGACGGCGAAGACCAAGGCGATCTTCATCGAATCGTTCGCCAATCCCGGCGGAAGCGTCACGGACATCGCAGCCATCGCCGCCGTCGCGAAGAAGGCCGGTGTGCCGCTCATCGTCGACAACACGCTGGCGACGCCCTATCTGGTCCGCCCGTTCGAGCATGGTGCCGATATCGTCGTCCATTCGGCGACGAAGTTCCTCGGCGGCCACGGCAACTCCATCGGCGGCCTGATCGTCGACGGCGGCACGTTCGACTGGAGCGCCCACAAGGAGCGCTTCCCGGTGCTGACGGCGCCGCGCCCGGAATATCAGGGCATCGTGCTGCACGAGACCTTCGGCAACTTCGCCTTCGCCATCGCCGTGCGTGTGCTCGGCCTGCGCGACCTCGGTCCCGCGCTGTCGCCGTTCAACGCGTTCCTGATCATCACCGGCATCGAGACGCTGCCGCTGCGCATGCAGCGCCACAGCGAGAATGCCCTCGCCGTGGCCGAATATCTCGCCGGGCACGACAAGGTGTCGTGGGTGAGCTATGCCGGCCTGCCCGGCGACGCGTCCCATGAGCGGGCGCAGAAATATGCGCCGAAGGGCGCGGGCGCGGTGTTCACCTTCGGCCTCAAGGGCGGCTACGACGCGGGCGTCGCGCTCGTCTCGAAGGTGAAGCTGTTCTCCCACCTTGCGAACGTCGGCGACACCCGCTCGCTGATCATTCATCCGGCCTCGACCACCCACCGCCAGCTCAGCGACACCCAGAAGAGCTCGGCCGGCGCCGGCCCCGAGGTGGTGCGCCTCTCGGTCGGCATCGAGGAGAAGGCCGACATCATTGCTGACCTGGAGCAGGCGCTGGCACAGGTTTGA
- the rplM gene encoding 50S ribosomal protein L13, which translates to MKTYTAKPEEVEKNWILIDAEGLVVGRLASIIAMRLRGKHKPTFTPHVDCGDNVIVINADKVVLTGQKYYDKKYYHHTGFIGGIKERTARSILEGRFPERVVELAVKRMMPGGPLTRQQLRGLRVYAGSSHPHEAQQPSTLDVAALNPKNVKVG; encoded by the coding sequence ATGAAGACCTACACGGCGAAGCCCGAAGAGGTCGAGAAGAACTGGATCCTGATCGACGCCGAAGGGCTCGTCGTGGGCCGGCTTGCTTCCATTATTGCCATGCGCCTGCGCGGCAAGCACAAGCCGACCTTCACGCCCCACGTCGACTGCGGTGATAACGTGATCGTTATCAACGCGGACAAGGTGGTTCTGACCGGCCAGAAGTACTACGACAAGAAGTACTATCATCACACCGGTTTCATTGGCGGCATCAAGGAGCGCACCGCGCGCTCCATCCTCGAAGGCCGTTTCCCTGAGCGCGTTGTCGAGCTCGCCGTGAAGCGCATGATGCCGGGCGGTCCGCTGACCCGTCAGCAGCTGCGCGGCCTGCGCGTCTATGCCGGTTCCTCGCATCCCCATGAGGCGCAGCAGCCGTCGACCCTCGACGTCGCCGCCCTCAACCCCAAGAACGTCAAGGTGGGCTGA
- the rpsI gene encoding 30S ribosomal protein S9, with product MADIQSQLGALGTSAAEEAPVHVQKLDAYGRAYATGKRKDAVARVWISRGTGKIIVNDKDYTAYFARPVLQMVIRQAIGIANREGQYDVNATVSGGGLSGQAGALRHGISKALTYYEPELRAVLKKEGFLTRDSRTVERKKYGRAKARRSFQFSKR from the coding sequence ATGGCAGACATCCAGTCCCAGCTCGGCGCTCTCGGCACCTCTGCCGCTGAAGAAGCTCCGGTTCACGTCCAGAAGCTCGACGCCTATGGCCGCGCCTATGCGACCGGCAAGCGCAAGGACGCCGTTGCCCGCGTGTGGATTTCCCGCGGCACCGGCAAGATCATCGTCAACGACAAGGACTACACCGCCTATTTCGCGCGGCCGGTCCTGCAGATGGTGATCCGTCAGGCGATCGGCATCGCCAACCGCGAAGGCCAGTACGATGTGAACGCCACCGTTTCCGGCGGCGGTCTGTCCGGCCAGGCGGGCGCGCTGCGTCACGGCATCTCCAAGGCGCTGACCTACTACGAGCCGGAGCTTCGCGCCGTGCTCAAGAAGGAAGGCTTCCTGACCCGCGATTCGCGTACCGTCGAGCGCAAGAAGTACGGCCGCGCCAAGGCCCGCCGCAGCTTCCAGTTCTCGAAGCGCTGA
- a CDS encoding CoA-binding protein, translating to MSHDPNAADFIATVLAEGRVVAVVGASPNPERPSYNVMATLMAHGHRVIPINPGQAGKTIHGQTVYARLADIPEPVDMIDIFRASDAVAGIVEEALALDPKPKSIWMQLGVIDEAAAERARAAGLDVVVDRCPAIEYARLGRSRH from the coding sequence ATGAGCCACGACCCGAACGCCGCCGATTTCATCGCCACCGTGCTTGCGGAGGGCCGCGTCGTCGCCGTCGTCGGCGCAAGCCCCAATCCGGAGCGCCCGTCCTACAACGTCATGGCGACGCTGATGGCGCACGGGCACCGCGTCATCCCGATCAATCCCGGGCAGGCCGGCAAGACCATCCACGGCCAGACCGTCTACGCGCGGCTCGCCGACATTCCCGAGCCGGTCGACATGATCGACATCTTCCGTGCCTCCGACGCCGTCGCCGGCATCGTGGAGGAAGCGCTCGCCCTCGATCCGAAGCCGAAATCGATCTGGATGCAGCTCGGCGTGATCGACGAGGCCGCCGCCGAACGCGCGCGGGCGGCTGGGCTCGACGTGGTGGTGGATCGCTGCCCGGCCATCGAATATGCCCGCCTCGGCCGCAGCCGGCACTGA